In one window of Ferrovum sp. PN-J185 DNA:
- the trpC gene encoding indole-3-glycerol phosphate synthase TrpC codes for MDDVLTQIINTKFEEIGFAKQQVSLEVMRDLALSAAPARDFVGALEAKLSQQQAAVISEIKRASPSKGILRQDFDPAAIAESYEKNGAACLSVLTDEQYFHGSIEFLREARYASSLPILRKDFMVDEYQIYESKAIGADAILLIVAALEDDQMHALSQLAQSLGLAVLVESHNKDELERALRLPTKLIGINNRNLKTFETSLNVTLDLMGMVPHDRIVITESGILTRENVDIMRSHGVNSFLVGEAFMKALEPGAALKQLFGFN; via the coding sequence ATGGATGATGTATTAACACAAATAATTAACACCAAATTTGAAGAGATCGGTTTTGCGAAACAACAAGTGTCTCTAGAGGTAATGCGTGATTTGGCTTTATCAGCGGCACCTGCAAGAGACTTTGTAGGTGCGCTAGAAGCAAAACTCAGTCAGCAACAAGCTGCAGTCATTTCAGAAATTAAACGTGCTAGTCCAAGTAAGGGAATATTACGTCAAGATTTTGATCCTGCAGCTATTGCCGAAAGTTATGAAAAAAACGGAGCTGCCTGTTTGTCGGTGTTAACTGATGAACAATATTTCCATGGCAGTATTGAGTTTCTACGCGAAGCCCGTTATGCCTCCTCGCTACCTATTCTAAGAAAAGATTTTATGGTAGACGAATACCAGATATACGAGTCTAAAGCCATTGGAGCAGATGCTATTTTATTGATTGTGGCAGCTCTAGAGGATGATCAGATGCATGCATTAAGTCAATTAGCACAGAGTTTAGGCTTGGCAGTGCTTGTGGAGTCTCATAATAAAGATGAGTTAGAGAGGGCTTTACGCTTACCCACTAAACTCATTGGTATAAACAATCGTAATCTTAAAACCTTTGAAACCTCTTTAAATGTTACCTTGGATCTAATGGGTATGGTTCCTCATGATCGAATAGTGATCACAGAGAGCGGCATTTTAACTAGAGAAAATGTTGATATCATGCGCTCTCACGGCGTAAATAGCTTTCTAGTAGGTGAAGCTTTTATGAAAGCGCTTGAGCCAGGAGCCGCACTAAAACAGTTATTTGGATTTAACTGA
- a CDS encoding efflux RND transporter permease subunit: MIGIVKLALKRPNTFIVMSLIITLFGVISAFKTPVDIFPQINIPVISAVWTYSGMPPEDMAGRIVYYYERSLSSTVNDIEHIESQSLFGYGIVKIFFQPDVDIRTANAQVTAISQTVLKMMPPGITPPLILNYNAATVPILQLALSSKVLSEDRIFDLGQNFIRPQLATVRGSAVPSPYGGKVRQIQIDLNPQAMQSKGISPDDVANALKNQNLILSAGTEKIGTFEYNIKINDSPEAFEQLNDLPIKKINGVIIFIRDVAHVRDGYPPQINVVRNDGRRSVLMTILKNGATSTLDIIQGTKDIIPKLEETLPKSLHIDLVGDQSIFVKAALAGVVREGMIAIVLTSIMILLFLGSWRSTIIISLSIPLSLLSAVILLSITGNSLNVMTLGGLALAVGMLVDNATVVIENINYHLEQGKEVTVAIIDAAKQIIQPAFVSTLCFCIVFVPMFSLTGVPRYLFVPMAEAVVFGMLASFILSQTFVPMMANKFLKAHQPHDHNKEELTEAGVKRSSLASLIHFFISFQHQFEKQFAAFRNGYRSFLIMVLANPKKFTWGFTLFVLVSCAGLYPMLGRNFFPTVDSGDMKIHVRAQVGTRIEETAKLFDLVEGDIRRHIPTNQLDTIVDNIGLSVSGINTSYSNTGTIGPQDGDILIHLNENHSSTSAYVKQLREFLPRDFPGVSFAFLPADITSQILNFGAPAPIDIQVNGPNKYENLAFIKKIEKATREVPGIADVRLQQATNYPQFNVDIDRVQANSYGLTEADVTNSLVATLAGTSQVAPTFWLNPSNGVSYPIVIQMPQYRINSLADLENIPITAPKSKGLQVLGGLGSITRTQSDSVISHYNIKPAFDIYASTQGRDLGSVSADIQKIIDKNKKDLPRGAIIELRGQVPIMENSYMGLSLGLIASIVLIYFLIVINFESWLDPFVIITALPAALAGIVWMLFTTYTTLSVPALTGAIMCMGVATANSILVVSFARERLQELKHPVQAALEAGVTRFRPVLMTAAAMVIGMIPMALGLGDGGEQNAPLGRAVIGGLLFATFATLLFVPAVFSLVHRNDRFDEVEQSWDDESHDPV, translated from the coding sequence TTGATAGGGATTGTTAAGCTAGCGCTGAAGCGACCTAACACCTTTATTGTGATGTCACTCATCATCACATTATTTGGTGTGATATCTGCTTTCAAAACTCCGGTTGATATCTTTCCTCAAATCAATATCCCGGTGATCAGTGCCGTCTGGACATACAGTGGTATGCCCCCTGAGGACATGGCAGGGCGTATTGTTTACTACTATGAACGCTCTTTAAGTTCGACGGTTAATGACATCGAACACATTGAATCCCAATCACTGTTTGGTTATGGGATTGTTAAGATCTTCTTTCAACCTGATGTGGATATTCGTACTGCTAACGCACAGGTTACCGCTATTTCACAAACCGTATTAAAGATGATGCCGCCAGGCATTACACCACCTTTAATCTTGAACTATAACGCTGCCACTGTTCCTATTTTGCAGTTAGCCTTATCGAGCAAAGTACTCTCAGAAGACAGAATCTTTGACTTAGGACAAAACTTTATTCGTCCGCAGTTGGCTACCGTTCGCGGTAGTGCAGTGCCTTCCCCCTATGGCGGTAAAGTGCGTCAGATACAAATTGATTTGAACCCACAGGCTATGCAGTCTAAGGGAATCTCTCCTGATGATGTGGCGAACGCATTAAAAAATCAGAACTTAATTTTGTCAGCAGGGACCGAGAAAATCGGTACTTTTGAATACAACATTAAAATTAATGACAGTCCAGAAGCGTTTGAGCAGCTTAATGACTTACCTATTAAAAAAATTAATGGGGTGATCATTTTTATACGTGATGTGGCTCATGTGAGAGATGGTTATCCACCGCAGATTAACGTGGTTAGAAATGATGGCAGACGATCAGTATTGATGACCATTTTAAAAAATGGGGCTACATCAACCTTGGATATTATTCAAGGAACTAAGGATATTATTCCAAAGCTAGAAGAAACTCTTCCAAAAAGCTTACATATAGATTTGGTGGGAGATCAATCCATCTTCGTTAAAGCAGCATTAGCTGGTGTGGTGCGAGAGGGGATGATTGCGATTGTTCTGACGAGTATTATGATTCTGCTTTTCTTAGGCAGTTGGCGCTCGACGATTATTATTTCTTTATCCATTCCACTGTCTTTATTGTCTGCTGTGATTCTATTATCTATAACGGGTAATTCTCTTAATGTGATGACCTTAGGTGGATTGGCTCTGGCGGTGGGGATGCTTGTTGATAATGCGACAGTGGTGATTGAAAACATCAATTATCATTTGGAGCAGGGTAAAGAGGTAACCGTTGCAATTATTGATGCGGCCAAACAGATTATTCAACCTGCTTTCGTATCTACATTGTGTTTCTGTATTGTGTTTGTGCCAATGTTTTCCTTAACTGGGGTACCACGCTATTTGTTCGTTCCTATGGCTGAAGCGGTGGTGTTTGGGATGTTGGCATCCTTTATTCTGTCGCAAACCTTTGTGCCTATGATGGCTAATAAATTTTTAAAAGCCCATCAGCCTCATGATCATAATAAAGAAGAGTTAACGGAAGCGGGTGTTAAGCGTTCATCTTTAGCTTCTTTAATTCATTTCTTTATTAGCTTTCAGCATCAATTTGAAAAACAGTTTGCTGCTTTTCGTAATGGTTATCGCTCTTTCTTGATAATGGTGTTAGCTAACCCGAAAAAATTTACTTGGGGCTTTACGCTTTTTGTATTGGTATCTTGTGCTGGTTTGTATCCAATGCTGGGAAGAAATTTCTTTCCAACAGTAGACTCAGGTGACATGAAAATTCACGTACGCGCTCAAGTGGGAACGCGTATTGAAGAAACGGCCAAATTATTTGACTTAGTGGAAGGTGATATCAGACGTCATATTCCCACGAATCAATTGGATACCATTGTGGACAACATTGGTTTGTCAGTGAGTGGTATTAATACGTCATACAGTAATACAGGAACCATCGGACCACAAGATGGTGATATTTTAATTCACCTCAATGAAAACCATAGTTCCACAAGTGCCTATGTGAAGCAGTTAAGAGAATTCTTGCCGCGTGATTTCCCTGGAGTAAGTTTTGCTTTCTTGCCCGCTGATATTACGAGTCAGATTCTTAACTTTGGTGCGCCAGCCCCGATTGATATTCAAGTTAATGGTCCTAACAAATATGAGAATTTAGCGTTTATCAAGAAAATTGAAAAAGCGACTCGAGAAGTACCTGGCATTGCTGACGTAAGGTTACAACAAGCAACAAACTATCCTCAGTTTAATGTGGATATTGATCGTGTTCAGGCTAATAGTTATGGTTTAACGGAAGCGGATGTAACCAATAGCTTGGTGGCAACCTTAGCGGGGACCAGTCAGGTGGCTCCCACATTCTGGCTCAATCCAAGTAATGGCGTATCCTATCCAATTGTTATTCAGATGCCTCAGTATCGTATTAATTCATTGGCTGATTTAGAGAATATTCCTATCACCGCTCCTAAATCAAAAGGATTGCAAGTTTTAGGTGGTTTGGGGTCGATTACGCGTACCCAGTCGGATTCGGTGATTTCACACTACAACATTAAACCTGCTTTTGATATTTATGCTTCCACTCAAGGGCGTGATTTAGGGAGTGTGTCTGCTGATATTCAGAAAATTATTGATAAAAACAAAAAAGACTTACCACGCGGTGCCATCATTGAGCTACGTGGCCAAGTTCCCATTATGGAAAACTCCTATATGGGCTTAAGCCTAGGGTTGATTGCCTCAATCGTGTTGATTTACTTTTTAATTGTGATCAATTTTGAGTCTTGGCTTGATCCATTTGTGATTATTACAGCGCTTCCTGCAGCTTTGGCTGGTATTGTGTGGATGCTCTTTACCACCTACACCACCCTTTCCGTACCTGCACTAACGGGTGCCATTATGTGTATGGGGGTCGCCACTGCTAACAGTATTTTAGTGGTGAGCTTTGCGCGTGAGCGATTACAAGAACTGAAGCATCCAGTACAAGCTGCATTAGAAGCTGGAGTAACACGTTTTCGACCTGTGCTGATGACAGCAGCTGCCATGGTGATTGGTATGATCCCGATGGCATTGGGCTTGGGGGACGGTGGAGAACAAAACGCACCTTTAGGGCGTGCGGTGATTGGTGGTTTGTTATTTGCTACTTTTGCGACATTATTGTTTGTGCCAGCGGTATTTAGTTTGGTTCATCGTAATGATCGATTTGATGAAGTTGAACAATCATGGGACGATGAATCACATGATCCCGTGTAA
- a CDS encoding efflux RND transporter periplasmic adaptor subunit, with protein MHHDSDEVHFDVKSIPNLRRKLVIAVAVIVLIALWGGIKRYLDYNKEAKWSAEQAVESVAVIHPHIGIHGNTLVLPGTLQPYIDAPILARVDGYLKIWYHDIGAKVKKGELLAVIDTPELDQQLSQAKANLVRKKADEKLAEVTMKRWKALLAKDSVSKQETDVHIADFEARKADVLAAKADVARIEAFENFKRVVAPFDGIITARKTDVGFLISAGKGTELFNVSSVDPLRLYVPVPQVYSDQIKNGQTATLTVPEFPNRTFSAKVETTSGGISNTSGTMLVELLVQNIDETLKPGDYSQVRFDLPENKSAVRVPSSCLIFRSGGLRVAVLGADNHVMLKPIVVGRDYGSEVEVVSGLSINDQVIDSPSDSIENGDLVKPQTNSGNQSGGH; from the coding sequence ATGCATCACGATTCTGATGAAGTTCATTTTGATGTTAAGTCGATTCCAAACCTCAGGCGTAAACTCGTCATTGCTGTCGCAGTGATTGTATTAATTGCGCTATGGGGTGGGATTAAACGTTATCTTGACTACAATAAAGAGGCAAAATGGAGCGCTGAACAAGCAGTAGAATCTGTTGCTGTTATTCATCCTCATATTGGTATTCATGGTAACACCTTGGTTTTACCAGGTACTTTGCAACCTTATATCGATGCGCCAATTCTTGCCCGGGTGGATGGCTACCTTAAAATTTGGTATCACGATATCGGCGCCAAAGTAAAAAAAGGTGAGTTGCTGGCTGTAATTGATACCCCTGAGTTAGATCAACAACTCAGTCAAGCGAAAGCCAATCTAGTCAGAAAAAAGGCTGATGAAAAATTAGCTGAAGTTACCATGAAACGTTGGAAAGCTTTACTAGCTAAAGACTCGGTATCAAAGCAGGAAACGGATGTACATATTGCAGACTTTGAGGCACGTAAGGCTGATGTATTAGCAGCTAAAGCTGATGTAGCAAGAATTGAAGCCTTTGAAAATTTTAAACGAGTGGTGGCTCCCTTTGACGGAATTATTACTGCCAGAAAAACTGACGTGGGTTTTTTAATTAGTGCAGGCAAAGGTACTGAACTCTTTAATGTCTCAAGCGTTGATCCGCTGCGTTTGTATGTTCCCGTACCTCAGGTCTACAGTGATCAAATTAAAAATGGCCAAACTGCTACCTTAACCGTGCCAGAATTTCCAAATCGTACCTTCTCGGCCAAAGTGGAAACCACATCAGGTGGAATTAGTAATACCAGCGGTACCATGTTAGTTGAGTTATTGGTACAAAACATAGATGAAACGCTAAAACCAGGTGACTATTCTCAAGTAAGATTTGATTTACCTGAAAATAAGAGTGCTGTACGTGTTCCATCAAGTTGTCTTATTTTTAGATCAGGTGGTTTGAGAGTGGCGGTGCTTGGTGCTGACAATCATGTAATGTTAAAACCGATTGTTGTGGGTAGAGATTACGGTAGTGAGGTTGAGGTAGTGAGTGGTTTATCGATTAATGACCAGGTCATTGATAGTCCCTCTGACTCTATTGAGAACGGTGATTTGGTTAAACCACAAACTAATTCTGGTAATCAATCAGGTGGACATTGA
- a CDS encoding efflux transporter outer membrane subunit, translating to MKQWYLALVALPIVLNACSFAPDYKRPDVPLATNFKEDGVWRTAAPMDDKSKGDWWHYFNDSVLNELEAKIDKGNLQLGIALARHDQALAIANENEAQLYPEVDASGNYLTNRQSLNRPLRSSSLNYSVYGNTAIGAGINYELDFWGRLRNQAKASALLEQASRADIETVRLSQQALLASIYFQLRGYDTQIAIFKDSIKAYEREFTIIKNRHDEGVVSGLDVARAESLLDQVKGQLQDLLAQRANLEHALAVLIGESPSSFSVAPVDNFVEAYPHLPTELPSAVLQRRPDIAAAERRVASANAEIGVAKAAFFPTINLLAFGGYQNSGYGNLLTTPNSTWMLGPLAFLPIIDEGRRQSLVDLANAQNKELIVTYRQTVLNAFKEVEDSMASLNHLQSQLTEQSKAAIAANTTYDLAVNRYLGGASSYLEVIDAENTKLTTQIAETKVKSAQMIAVVSFVKAIGGGW from the coding sequence ATGAAACAGTGGTATTTGGCTCTCGTTGCTTTACCAATTGTACTTAATGCGTGTTCTTTTGCGCCGGATTACAAGCGCCCCGATGTACCTCTAGCAACTAATTTTAAAGAGGATGGAGTATGGCGAACAGCAGCGCCAATGGATGACAAGTCTAAGGGCGATTGGTGGCATTACTTTAATGATTCAGTTTTAAACGAGTTAGAGGCTAAGATTGACAAGGGCAACCTTCAGTTAGGTATTGCTCTAGCACGTCACGATCAAGCTTTAGCAATTGCTAATGAAAACGAGGCGCAACTTTATCCCGAAGTGGATGCATCAGGTAATTACTTAACCAATCGTCAATCACTCAATAGACCCTTAAGAAGCTCAAGTCTCAATTATAGTGTGTATGGTAATACCGCTATTGGTGCTGGTATTAACTATGAGTTAGATTTTTGGGGAAGACTTCGTAATCAAGCCAAAGCCTCCGCCTTATTAGAACAGGCAAGTCGCGCTGATATTGAAACTGTGCGCTTAAGCCAACAGGCATTGCTCGCGTCAATATATTTTCAGCTGAGAGGCTATGACACTCAAATTGCTATTTTTAAAGACTCTATTAAAGCCTATGAGCGAGAGTTCACTATTATTAAAAATAGGCATGATGAAGGAGTGGTCTCTGGTTTAGATGTGGCAAGAGCTGAGAGTTTATTGGATCAAGTAAAAGGGCAATTACAAGATTTACTAGCCCAAAGAGCTAATCTTGAACACGCCCTTGCAGTATTAATAGGTGAAAGCCCTAGCTCTTTTAGTGTGGCGCCAGTGGATAATTTTGTAGAGGCTTACCCACATTTACCTACTGAACTTCCTTCAGCAGTGCTGCAACGTCGTCCAGATATTGCTGCCGCAGAAAGACGTGTGGCATCAGCCAATGCTGAAATTGGTGTAGCAAAAGCTGCTTTTTTCCCGACCATTAATCTTTTAGCCTTTGGCGGATACCAGAACAGCGGTTACGGTAATCTTTTAACCACTCCTAATAGTACCTGGATGTTAGGGCCCTTAGCCTTCTTGCCTATCATTGATGAGGGCAGAAGACAAAGTTTAGTTGACTTGGCTAATGCACAAAATAAAGAGTTAATTGTGACTTATCGTCAAACCGTTTTAAACGCCTTTAAAGAAGTAGAAGACAGCATGGCGTCTCTCAATCACTTACAAAGCCAATTAACAGAACAGTCAAAGGCAGCTATCGCAGCTAACACCACTTATGATTTAGCGGTTAACCGCTATTTAGGAGGGGCTAGTAGCTACCTTGAAGTCATTGATGCAGAAAACACAAAACTAACAACTCAAATTGCAGAGACCAAAGTTAAATCAGCACAAATGATTGCCGTGGTGAGCTTTGTTAAAGCCATTGGTGGCGGATGGTGA
- a CDS encoding porin produces MKKSLLALAALASVASVAHAQDGIQLYGVLDAGVVQATNSGNISPNFVTGQTPTSAPYLANSTHLGTVTGMMNGGESATRWGIKGNEDLGQGRKVGFTLESGFSINNGQLATSGLAGSSNIYSNADTSLNGQLFGRQAHLDLSDPTYGMLQIGRVYNVQADIITGGYDPVDFQMFSPINFSGSYGGGGFTDNFRVDNSLKYIKNYGNYTFKYLHSFGGISNSYGARSSDQASLGYENARFGLQTAYEYTHDVSNIGFPGTFTSSAISTGASGVPIPNSVNVSYFDLRSFMIAGKYNFNSKFTVKGGVELIQYSAPSNLSADQALTSIYSYTVANVGLASQNGFNKTVNVFWLGGNYNVTDRIKLSAGYYYAAQLPGAENGVQLNGADRYASFAAEYYLSKRTNFYAAVMNDTKTGSEALNYGIGYPSVFNTYGIGVRTKF; encoded by the coding sequence ATGAAAAAATCGCTACTCGCTTTAGCAGCTTTAGCAAGCGTTGCATCAGTTGCACACGCTCAAGATGGTATTCAGTTATACGGTGTTTTAGATGCTGGTGTTGTTCAAGCAACTAACAGCGGTAATATTTCACCTAACTTTGTAACTGGTCAAACACCTACAAGTGCTCCTTACCTTGCTAATAGCACCCACTTAGGAACTGTTACAGGTATGATGAACGGTGGTGAATCCGCTACTCGTTGGGGTATTAAAGGTAATGAAGATTTAGGTCAAGGCCGTAAAGTTGGCTTTACATTAGAATCTGGTTTCAGTATTAATAATGGTCAACTAGCAACCTCAGGTTTGGCTGGTTCTAGCAATATCTACTCAAATGCTGATACGAGTTTGAATGGTCAGTTGTTTGGTCGCCAAGCTCACTTGGATTTATCTGACCCAACGTATGGTATGTTACAGATTGGTCGTGTTTATAACGTTCAAGCTGACATCATCACTGGCGGATACGATCCAGTTGACTTCCAAATGTTCTCACCAATTAACTTCTCAGGCTCATATGGTGGTGGTGGCTTTACAGATAACTTCCGCGTTGATAATTCATTAAAGTATATTAAAAACTACGGAAACTACACCTTTAAATACTTACATTCATTTGGTGGTATTTCAAATAGTTATGGTGCAAGAAGTTCCGATCAAGCAAGTTTGGGCTATGAAAATGCTCGATTTGGATTACAAACAGCATATGAGTACACACATGATGTAAGCAATATTGGTTTCCCAGGCACTTTCACGAGCTCGGCAATTTCTACAGGAGCTTCTGGAGTTCCAATTCCAAATTCTGTAAACGTATCATATTTTGATTTACGTTCATTCATGATAGCTGGCAAATACAACTTTAACAGTAAATTCACTGTAAAAGGTGGTGTTGAATTAATTCAATACTCTGCACCTAGCAATTTAAGTGCAGACCAGGCCTTAACTAGCATTTACTCTTATACAGTGGCTAATGTTGGCTTAGCATCACAAAACGGTTTCAATAAAACTGTTAATGTATTTTGGTTAGGTGGTAATTATAACGTTACAGATCGTATTAAACTTTCTGCTGGTTACTATTACGCTGCTCAATTGCCTGGTGCTGAGAATGGCGTACAGTTAAATGGTGCTGATCGTTATGCGTCATTTGCAGCTGAATACTACTTAAGTAAACGTACAAACTTCTATGCTGCAGTTATGAATGATACCAAAACCGGTTCTGAAGCTTTAAATTACGGAATTGGTTACCCTTCAGTATTCAATACCTACGGTATTGGTGTACGTACCAAGTTCTAA
- a CDS encoding phage integrase SAM-like domain-containing protein, translating into MVVKEYRLGQKVDNYLAQDNHLILLTGKLLYVNSSDSKLFDTPQIINQNKEYFSSSDEFFIPIENTQIAVVPKEENKSTKSNKVTVDSKNDKALYQNHTSLAQTESDYPTIKQDYFDFLISKTKQHSLLDVVKITLQNEQAKVLRNEITQHTYRMTYSRISKHIVPFFKNYMVESIAYEDINRFYNHLSLEGYSAITLSQYLVALKKVLETAKAHSWINEVPYIPKVKVQKKARGWFTLSEYKTLYKESIKLSLFHTVITPPSHRNKRDGIFTNQQNLIIGLNWVIRFMVNSFIRPVDLKIIQHQHIEIVKGKYTYLRLNLPETKRHIGQIITLPGAVFAYQSLVKYYKQFNLAKPSDYLFLPEINDRQAAITILENNFRKLLIHCNLRVSTNGLKRTLYSLRHSAITYRLLYGKKTDLLTLARNARTSIDMIDKYYASEVSAEMKIDHIHS; encoded by the coding sequence ATGGTAGTTAAAGAATATAGGCTTGGCCAAAAAGTAGACAATTATCTTGCACAAGATAACCATCTTATTTTACTGACCGGAAAACTACTTTATGTAAACTCTTCGGACAGTAAATTATTTGATACTCCACAAATTATTAATCAAAATAAAGAGTACTTTTCTTCTAGTGATGAATTTTTTATACCCATTGAAAACACCCAAATAGCAGTTGTTCCAAAAGAAGAAAATAAAAGCACTAAATCAAATAAAGTAACTGTAGATTCAAAGAATGACAAAGCTTTATATCAAAATCATACTTCGCTTGCGCAAACAGAGTCAGACTACCCCACAATTAAACAAGATTATTTTGATTTTTTAATCTCTAAAACAAAACAACATAGTCTATTAGATGTAGTGAAAATTACTCTTCAAAACGAACAAGCTAAAGTATTAAGAAATGAAATTACACAACATACTTATAGAATGACATATTCAAGAATTTCAAAACATATTGTTCCCTTTTTTAAGAATTACATGGTTGAATCAATTGCCTATGAAGATATTAACAGATTCTATAATCACTTAAGTTTAGAGGGTTATAGCGCCATTACTTTGTCGCAGTACCTAGTTGCCTTAAAAAAGGTATTAGAGACCGCTAAAGCCCACTCTTGGATCAATGAAGTACCATATATACCTAAAGTTAAAGTACAAAAAAAAGCACGAGGATGGTTTACATTGTCTGAATATAAGACACTTTATAAAGAAAGTATAAAATTATCCTTATTTCATACCGTAATTACCCCACCGTCTCATAGAAATAAACGTGATGGCATTTTCACAAATCAACAAAACTTAATAATTGGGTTAAATTGGGTCATTCGTTTTATGGTCAATTCATTTATAAGGCCCGTTGATCTTAAAATTATTCAACATCAACATATTGAAATTGTTAAAGGTAAATATACTTATTTAAGACTTAATCTTCCCGAAACCAAGAGACATATTGGACAAATAATTACTTTACCTGGAGCGGTTTTTGCTTATCAAAGTTTAGTTAAGTATTACAAACAATTTAACCTTGCTAAGCCATCTGATTATTTGTTTTTACCAGAAATTAACGACCGTCAAGCTGCTATTACTATTCTTGAAAACAACTTTAGAAAATTACTTATTCATTGTAATTTAAGAGTTTCTACAAACGGTCTAAAAAGAACTCTCTATTCTTTACGTCATTCAGCAATTACATACCGTCTTTTATATGGTAAGAAAACTGATCTCTTAACACTTGCAAGAAATGCCCGGACAAGTATAGATATGATTGATAAATATTATGCTAGCGAAGTCAGTGCGGAAATGAAAATAGATCATATTCATAGTTAA
- a CDS encoding porin: protein MKKSLLALAALASVASVAHAQDGIQLYGVLDAGVVQATNAADISPTFVTGLVPTGSSAKAADRGTVLGMMNGGESATRWGIKGSEDLGSGRKVSFTLESGFSIGNGTLAQAGLAGSSTNLSAADTSLNGQLFGRQAHLDLSDATYGTLQIGRVYNLQADIVAGGYDPVDFQMFSPIAFSGFYGGGGTTDNFRIDNSLKYIKNYGNYTFKYLHSFGGVSNSYNARSSDQATLGYENARFGLQGGYQYTHDVSELAVPGTITANSTTFVPGNAVAVTYNDLRSYILAGKYNFNQKLTVKGGYEFVQYLPPSNFAADQQLTSIYTYTVASSTAGGAKQYNVYWLGADYNLSERIKLSGGYYWVTLQAGGTSGDGYDKYASVAAEYYLSKRTNFYAAVMNDTKQGAAAAGAAYPSTFNTYGIGVRTKF, encoded by the coding sequence ATGAAAAAATCGCTACTCGCTTTAGCAGCTTTAGCTAGCGTTGCATCAGTTGCGCACGCACAAGATGGTATTCAGTTATACGGCGTTTTGGATGCTGGTGTTGTACAAGCGACAAACGCTGCTGATATTTCACCTACCTTCGTAACCGGTTTAGTACCTACTGGCTCCTCAGCAAAAGCTGCTGACCGTGGCACAGTTTTAGGTATGATGAACGGTGGTGAATCAGCTACACGTTGGGGTATCAAAGGTTCAGAAGACTTAGGCTCAGGTCGTAAAGTGAGCTTTACTTTAGAGTCAGGTTTTAGCATTGGTAACGGAACTTTAGCACAAGCAGGTTTGGCTGGTAGCAGCACAAACTTATCTGCTGCTGACACAAGCTTGAACGGTCAGTTATTTGGTCGCCAAGCACACTTAGACTTATCAGATGCAACCTATGGCACATTACAGATTGGTCGTGTTTATAACTTACAAGCAGATATCGTAGCTGGTGGTTATGATCCAGTTGATTTCCAAATGTTTTCACCAATCGCTTTCTCAGGATTCTACGGTGGTGGTGGTACAACAGACAACTTCCGTATTGATAACTCATTGAAATATATTAAAAACTACGGAAATTACACCTTTAAATATTTACATTCATTTGGTGGTGTCTCAAATAGTTACAATGCTAGAAGTTCAGACCAAGCTACCTTAGGTTACGAAAATGCTCGTTTTGGTTTACAAGGTGGTTATCAGTATACTCATGATGTTTCAGAACTTGCGGTGCCAGGTACAATTACAGCTAATTCAACTACATTTGTTCCAGGCAACGCTGTAGCTGTAACTTATAATGATTTAAGATCTTATATTTTAGCTGGCAAGTATAACTTTAACCAAAAATTAACAGTTAAAGGTGGATATGAGTTTGTTCAGTATTTACCACCTAGTAATTTTGCAGCCGATCAACAGTTAACAAGTATTTATACTTATACTGTTGCATCAAGCACAGCCGGCGGAGCTAAACAATACAACGTGTATTGGTTAGGTGCCGATTACAATCTATCTGAAAGAATTAAATTATCAGGTGGATACTACTGGGTCACTCTACAAGCTGGTGGGACCAGTGGTGATGGCTACGATAAATATGCATCAGTTGCTGCTGAGTATTATTTGAGCAAACGTACAAACTTCTACGCTGCTGTTATGAATGATACTAAACAAGGTGCTGCTGCTGCAGGTGCAGCCTATCCTTCAACATTCAATACCTACGGTATTGGTGTACGTACTAAATTCTAA